In a single window of the Anabas testudineus chromosome 19, fAnaTes1.2, whole genome shotgun sequence genome:
- the acbd4 gene encoding acyl-CoA-binding domain-containing protein 4, which translates to MPVPAMAETVVDHQKRFQAAVDVIHNLPKNGSYRPSYDVMLRFYSLYKQAVCGPCTVPRPAFWDPVGRYKWDAWSRLGEMSSESAMAAYVDEMKKVAQEVIDTVPMDEKSASVFHHFEPLYQVIDDMPRPPQSLLTLSKDLKGSEEPAKPEEMKNQGENQEEHEVDSSHPEDPDEKLNLPEVIDLTVNTIANDSGVSEGLVLTSDSESEIFCDSVDSVEQLGSIKNPVKAGGFQNGHMSLESCLCPEARHVGAGQGGEGAEDGKGHGPIRRTRDGGREASYHSWRERGAPQGSPRRGAPGGGGGAGRGGGDGSEGVVDRVHDAQLQQQIILALRRLREDMRSVMDRLEVVERLAATHGQGSEWRPCLQCSTTASQQEEKWWPFDVSGQTVLLFLLWPFVAQGLVYLLRRAHKRSRISS; encoded by the exons ATGCCAGTCCCAGCTATGGCAGAGACTGTGGTTGATCACCAGAAACGGTTTCAGGCTGCTGTGGATGTCATCCATAACCTCCCCAAAAATG GCTCCTACCGGCCGTCCTATGACGTCATGCTGCGTTTCTACAGCCTGTACAAGCAGGCAGTGTGCGGACCCTGCACAGTGCCTCGTCCGGCCTTCTGGGACCCAGTGGGCCGCTACAAAtg GGATGCCTGGAGCCGCCTAGGAGAGATGAGCAGCGAGAGCGCCATGGCAGCATATGTGGACGAGATGAAGAAAGTAGCCCAGGAG GTCATCGACACTGTGCCCATGGATGAGAAGTCTGCCTCGGTCTTCCACCACTTCGAGCCTCTCTACCAGGTGATTGATGACATGCCGCGGCCTCCGCAGTCACTGCTGACACTCAGCAAAG ATCTTAAAGGCAGTGAGGAGCCTGCTAAGCCAGAAGAGATGAAGAATCAGGGTGAAAATCAGGAAGAACATGAAGTAGATTCTTCTCATCCAGAGGATCCAGATGAGAAGTTGAACCTGCCTGAGGTTATAGACCTCACTGTCAACACGATTGCTAATG ACTCTGGAGTGTCTGAGGGTTTGGTGTTGACCAGTGACTCAGAGAGCGAGATCTTCTGCGACTCTGTGGATTCAGTAGAGCAACTCGGCAGCATCAAG AATCCAGTGAAGGCCGGCGGTTTTCAGAATGGCCACATGTCCTTGGAGTCATGTCTCTGTCCAGAGGCCCGGCATGTCGGAGCAGGTCAAGGTGGAGAGGGAGCCGAGGACGGTAAGGGTCACGGCCCCATCAGGAGGACTCGAGACGGTGGACGAGAAGCTTCCTACCACAGCTGGAGAGAAC GCGGCGCTCCGCAGGGCAGTCCGAGGCGGGGGGCCCCGGGTGGCGGCGGTGGGGCCGGCCGAGGAGGAGGGGATGGTTCagagggagtggtggacagGGTCCACGACgcccagctgcagcagcagatcatACTGGCTCTACGCAGGCTCAGAGAGGACATGAGGAGCGTGATGGACAGgctggaggtggtggagaggcTGGCCGCCACACAT GGTCAGGGATCCGAGTGGAGACCATGTCTGCAGTGTTCAACCACTGCCTCACAGCAA gAGGAGAAGTGGTGGCCATTCGACGTGTCGGGTCAGACCGTCCTTCTCTTCCTGCTGTGGCCCTTCGTCGCTCAGGGTCTGGTCTATCTGTTGAGGAGAGCCCACAAGAGGAGTCGCATATCTTCATGA